The Chloroflexota bacterium genome includes a region encoding these proteins:
- a CDS encoding TrkA family potassium uptake protein codes for MTEKHHPEKKPQDNIIIVGCGRVGAELALSIARQNHQVTIVDVNTRSFDRLGPDFRGRTVQGEAIDEDVLKRAGIESAHGFVAATTSDSVNFVAARAARDIFHVEHVVARVYNPRRAQIYERLGIQTVTSSSWGAQRLEQLILHSGLKSVFSAGSGEVQLYEFSVPQEWEGRSLESLIAGANAVPVALTRGGRASLPGLEVVLKTQDVVNLAATAEGAMLLESRLRAKGEK; via the coding sequence ATGACAGAGAAACATCATCCGGAGAAAAAGCCGCAGGACAATATCATCATCGTCGGTTGCGGGCGCGTGGGCGCCGAACTGGCGCTTTCCATTGCGCGCCAGAATCATCAGGTCACTATCGTTGACGTGAATACCCGCTCCTTCGACCGCCTGGGGCCGGACTTCCGGGGCCGCACGGTTCAGGGCGAGGCGATTGACGAAGATGTGCTCAAACGGGCCGGGATAGAATCCGCCCATGGCTTTGTGGCGGCGACCACGTCCGACAGCGTCAACTTTGTAGCCGCCCGCGCCGCGCGCGACATCTTCCACGTCGAGCACGTCGTAGCCCGCGTCTACAATCCACGCCGGGCGCAAATTTATGAAAGGCTTGGCATTCAAACCGTCACCTCGTCGTCGTGGGGCGCGCAACGGCTTGAACAACTCATCCTGCACTCGGGCCTGAAAAGCGTGTTCTCTGCCGGCAGTGGCGAAGTGCAACTCTACGAATTCTCGGTTCCTCAGGAATGGGAAGGCCGTTCGCTGGAGAGTCTGATCGCCGGCGCAAATGCGGTGCCGGTGGCGCTGACGCGAGGCGGGCGGGCGTCTCTGCCCGGCCTCGAGGTTGTATTGAAAACTCAAGATGTCGTCAATTTGGCCGCTACCGCTGAAGGCGCCATGCTTTTGGAAAGCCGCTTGCGCGCCAAGGGGGAGAAATAG
- a CDS encoding TrkA family potassium uptake protein, whose protein sequence is MFVMIVGGGRTGSHLSTLLIAQGHEVRLVESRPDTLSSLHRELPTEMIFEGDGTDPQVLETAGIQKAQVLAAVTANDADNIVVCSLAREVYGVRRIIGRINNPKNAWLFTPSMGVDVALNHADLMARMIEEEMSLGDMMTMLKLRRGKFSLVEEKIWPGAKAVGVAIKDLPLSPNCTISGIIRHGEMILPRGVTTLQAEDEVLALVDDAAAEELARLLGRPGDFK, encoded by the coding sequence ATGTTTGTCATGATTGTAGGCGGGGGTCGCACCGGTTCTCACCTCTCAACGCTGTTGATAGCCCAGGGCCACGAAGTGCGGCTAGTTGAATCTCGCCCGGATACTCTATCCAGTTTGCATCGCGAACTCCCCACCGAGATGATCTTTGAAGGCGATGGCACCGACCCGCAAGTGTTGGAAACCGCCGGAATTCAAAAGGCGCAGGTGCTGGCCGCCGTCACTGCCAACGACGCCGATAACATCGTGGTCTGTTCGCTGGCTCGCGAAGTGTACGGCGTGCGGCGGATCATTGGCCGCATCAACAACCCCAAGAACGCCTGGCTCTTCACCCCCAGCATGGGCGTGGACGTGGCCCTCAACCACGCCGACCTGATGGCCCGGATGATCGAAGAAGAGATGTCGCTCGGCGACATGATGACCATGCTCAAATTACGGCGAGGCAAATTCTCGCTGGTGGAAGAAAAAATCTGGCCGGGGGCCAAAGCAGTTGGCGTTGCCATTAAAGACCTGCCCCTGTCCCCAAATTGCACCATCTCTGGTATCATCCGCCACGGCGAAATGATCCTGCCGCGTGGCGTCACCACTCTGCAAGCCGAAGACGAAGTGCTGGCTCTGGTGGATGACGCTGCCGCCGAAGAACTGGCCCGTCTGTTGGGCCGGCCCGGCGACTTTAAGTAG
- the mgtE gene encoding magnesium transporter, protein MEQLLIDRTLDRIRAALEAGQVDEAITALTSLHPADQAEAFAELEPEDQAEVLPRLDAEETAEIIERLEDEDAMQVAAQLSPDRLADVLDEMEPDDAADVLGDLSPERAATVLAQMDAEQAEDVKPLLAYEDDTAGGLMTPDIPHLRRQMTCQQAIEHIRKLHPDTETPYYLYVVDRNGKLIGVVGLRDLIIAEPATSVEAVMNPNIISVPLGTDQEECARVITRYGLLALPVVDPEGRLVGMISHDDIVEVMEEEATEDMYRLANVSDSDLQVFSPMSLSVKKRLPWLLVNLFTAFLAASVVSFFEATIAKVAVLAVFQSIVAGQGGNAGTQTLAMMVRGMALGEIEFKDALRAVTREAGIGVLHGLAVGICVAIGAYLWKGIPVLGLIIGLAMVGNMIAAGIAGTLVPLTLKLLKLDPALASAVIVTTVTDCVGFGLFLGLATLFLPYLQTR, encoded by the coding sequence ATGGAACAACTGTTGATTGATCGCACCCTCGACCGTATCCGCGCCGCGCTCGAGGCCGGGCAGGTGGACGAAGCCATCACTGCCCTCACCAGTCTCCACCCCGCCGACCAGGCTGAAGCCTTCGCCGAACTGGAGCCGGAAGACCAGGCCGAAGTTCTGCCCCGGCTCGACGCCGAAGAAACCGCCGAGATCATCGAACGACTTGAAGATGAGGACGCCATGCAAGTGGCGGCTCAACTCTCTCCAGACCGTCTGGCCGACGTGCTCGACGAGATGGAGCCGGACGACGCCGCCGATGTGCTGGGCGACCTTTCACCGGAACGGGCCGCCACCGTCCTGGCCCAGATGGACGCCGAGCAGGCGGAGGACGTCAAACCACTGTTGGCCTACGAGGACGACACCGCCGGCGGCCTGATGACGCCTGACATTCCTCATCTGCGGCGGCAGATGACGTGCCAGCAAGCCATTGAGCACATCCGCAAGCTTCACCCGGACACCGAAACGCCGTATTACCTTTACGTCGTAGACCGAAACGGCAAACTCATCGGCGTCGTCGGCCTGCGCGACTTAATCATCGCCGAACCAGCCACCTCTGTTGAAGCCGTGATGAATCCCAACATCATCAGCGTCCCGCTTGGCACCGACCAGGAAGAGTGCGCCCGGGTCATCACCCGCTACGGCTTGCTTGCCCTGCCGGTGGTAGACCCCGAAGGCCGGCTGGTGGGCATGATCAGCCACGACGACATTGTCGAAGTCATGGAAGAAGAAGCCACCGAAGATATGTATCGCCTGGCTAACGTTTCCGACAGCGACCTGCAAGTCTTCAGCCCCATGAGTCTCTCGGTGAAAAAGCGATTGCCCTGGCTACTCGTCAACCTCTTCACCGCCTTTCTGGCCGCTTCAGTCGTCAGTTTTTTCGAGGCCACCATTGCCAAAGTTGCGGTGCTGGCTGTCTTTCAATCCATCGTGGCCGGCCAGGGCGGCAACGCTGGAACCCAAACCCTGGCCATGATGGTGCGCGGCATGGCCCTGGGCGAGATAGAATTTAAAGACGCCTTGCGAGCCGTTACCCGCGAAGCCGGAATTGGCGTCTTGCACGGCCTGGCCGTCGGCATTTGTGTTGCCATCGGCGCTTACTTGTGGAAAGGCATTCCGGTGCTGGGCCTCATCATCGGGCTGGCCATGGTTGGCAACATGATCGCCGCCGGCATCGCCGGAACCCTGGTGCCGCTCACGCTCAAGCTACTCAAGCTCGATCCGGCCCTGGCCTCCGCCGTCATCGTCACCACCGTGACCGATTGCGTTGGCTTTGGTTTGTTTTTGGGATTGGCGACTCTGTTCTTGCCATACTTACAGACTCGATGA
- the pabB gene encoding aminodeoxychorismate synthase component I: MITPLVLETWPDPEPPVEMFDRLPHEPFRFLLESQGGPGDIARWSFLSHRPFLRFQSRGRVLTLWDDKGTRQWEGDPLEAMETLLAQHAVAASPGSPPFTGGAVGYFSYDLGRQIERLPDTAHDDLQLPEIHLAFYDHLIAIDHHQQSGALIALPLPGRETKAIEAAQELIQFLRNSPPSPELAFRVQERRVRSNFTRPQYCQSVERALERIGAGHIYQVNLSQRFTAPLNSSAESLYRILRANNPAPFAAFLDLGDFQIVSASPERFLFVAPLARRVETRPIKGTRPRGKTPGDDERLKAELIASEKDAAELVMIVDLERNDLGRVCEFGSVRVPDLRRVEAYPTVWHTVATVEGRLRPNVTRADLLRATFPGGSITGAPKIRAMQIIEELEGLRRHVYCGSIGYLGFDGTLDLNIAIRTLTLVNGQAYFHAGGGIVADSQPEDEYEETLHKAQALANALGFDVRQISS; this comes from the coding sequence ATGATCACGCCTCTCGTCCTCGAAACATGGCCCGACCCCGAGCCGCCGGTGGAGATGTTCGACCGTCTCCCACACGAACCATTTCGCTTCCTGCTCGAAAGCCAGGGCGGGCCGGGAGACATTGCCCGCTGGTCGTTCCTGAGCCACCGCCCGTTTCTGCGCTTTCAGAGTCGAGGCCGAGTGCTGACTCTTTGGGATGACAAGGGGACTCGCCAATGGGAAGGTGATCCGCTGGAAGCAATGGAGACGTTGCTGGCTCAACACGCGGTGGCGGCCTCACCGGGGTCGCCGCCGTTCACCGGGGGCGCGGTCGGCTACTTCAGCTACGATCTTGGCCGCCAAATCGAGCGACTACCCGACACTGCTCACGACGATCTGCAACTGCCCGAAATCCACCTGGCTTTCTACGATCATCTCATTGCGATTGATCATCACCAGCAAAGCGGCGCCCTCATCGCCCTGCCCTTGCCAGGGCGTGAAACGAAAGCCATTGAGGCAGCTCAGGAGCTTATTCAATTCTTACGAAACTCTCCCCCCTCTCCTGAACTCGCTTTTAGAGTTCAGGAGAGGAGGGTGAGGTCCAACTTCACCCGTCCTCAATACTGCCAATCCGTCGAGCGCGCCCTTGAACGCATCGGCGCTGGACACATCTATCAAGTCAATCTCTCGCAACGCTTTACGGCGCCGCTGAACAGTTCCGCCGAATCACTTTACCGGATACTGCGCGCCAACAACCCGGCCCCCTTCGCCGCCTTTCTCGATCTCGGCGATTTCCAAATAGTCAGCGCCTCGCCCGAACGATTTTTGTTTGTAGCGCCGCTCGCGCGCCGCGTCGAAACCCGGCCCATCAAAGGCACGCGCCCGCGTGGCAAGACGCCCGGCGACGACGAGCGCCTGAAAGCCGAACTGATTGCCAGCGAGAAAGACGCCGCCGAGTTGGTGATGATTGTGGATTTGGAGCGTAACGACCTGGGGCGCGTTTGTGAGTTCGGCTCGGTGCGCGTGCCTGACCTGCGCCGCGTTGAAGCCTATCCGACCGTTTGGCATACGGTCGCCACAGTGGAAGGCCGATTGCGCCCCAACGTCACTCGCGCCGACTTGCTGCGGGCAACGTTCCCCGGCGGCTCGATCACCGGCGCGCCAAAGATTCGCGCCATGCAGATCATTGAAGAGCTTGAGGGCCTGCGCCGCCACGTCTACTGCGGCTCGATTGGCTATCTGGGTTTCGACGGAACGCTGGATTTGAACATCGCCATCCGCACCCTCACCCTCGTCAATGGGCAGGCCTATTTTCATGCCGGCGGCGGCATCGTCGCCGATTCACAGCCCGAAGACGAATACGAAGAGACTTTGCACAAAGCGCAGGCGTTGGCGAATGCGCTCGGTTTTGACGTGAGGCAAATTAGCTCATGA
- a CDS encoding aminotransferase class IV family protein, translating into MSKIWVEANGIGQLLADDSPVAGMSDRGFAYGDGLFETIRISKGEPLFLARHLQRLLDGLEQLTFPSVWNAGMLIERSRNLIHENNVSEGILRLVVSRGGGPRGFEPPASAHPSLFIQAFNTPSPVGALTDGRGDQGVRAILVPWKADPSSPLCYLKHLSALDKVLAQKNAKLAGADEALLQNINGHLTEATSSNLFLVVGGQILTPALRCGLLSGVARGLLLETSPRRIVETEIPITILAEAGEAFLTNVVVGVRPLVRVGSQVIGNGEPGPITQMMAEHYQGLCAQAAQGKPDV; encoded by the coding sequence ATGAGCAAAATCTGGGTTGAAGCCAACGGCATCGGCCAACTACTCGCCGACGATTCGCCGGTCGCAGGTATGAGTGATCGCGGCTTTGCTTACGGTGACGGCTTGTTTGAGACGATCCGCATCAGCAAAGGCGAGCCGCTTTTCCTGGCCCGCCATCTGCAACGGCTCCTCGACGGGCTGGAACAGTTGACATTCCCATCCGTCTGGAATGCTGGCATGTTGATCGAACGTAGCCGGAATTTGATCCACGAGAATAATGTGAGCGAGGGCATTCTGCGGCTTGTCGTTTCACGAGGCGGCGGCCCACGCGGCTTTGAGCCGCCGGCCTCCGCACACCCATCGTTATTTATTCAAGCCTTCAATACTCCCTCTCCCGTCGGCGCGCTAACTGACGGGAGAGGCGATCAAGGGGTGAGGGCCATCCTCGTTCCCTGGAAAGCAGACCCGTCTTCACCGCTGTGCTACCTCAAACACCTGAGCGCGCTCGACAAAGTGCTGGCCCAAAAAAACGCCAAACTGGCGGGCGCAGACGAAGCGCTCTTGCAAAACATCAACGGCCACCTTACCGAGGCCACCTCCTCAAACCTGTTTCTGGTCGTCGGCGGCCAAATCCTCACCCCGGCTTTGCGTTGCGGCTTGTTGTCCGGAGTCGCTCGCGGCCTTCTGCTCGAAACGTCACCACGCCGTATCGTCGAGACTGAAATTCCAATCACAATACTGGCTGAAGCCGGCGAAGCCTTTCTCACCAATGTTGTCGTCGGAGTCCGGCCACTGGTGAGAGTTGGTAGTCAAGTGATCGGCAATGGTGAGCCTGGGCCGATCACCCAAATGATGGCCGAACACTATCAAGGGCTGTGCGCCCAAGCCGCTCAAGGAAAACCTGATGTCTAA
- a CDS encoding ChbG/HpnK family deacetylase, giving the protein MSKHLIVNADDYGRTASVSRGIRQAHLHGIVTTTTAMMNFPTAQEDLRVAMAECPRLGLGVHLTLTAGHPVLPPEQVQSLVTGRGLFPSMFQFVMMEKRINSAELRAEWQAQIGKFLATGAMLDHLDSHHHTSYLSQIAFNVMLDLANEYRVSIRSPFNANTNDIAGAGAFAGQSAENVRRLIQERQIKRPDNFVAGFFGKGATLANLCDTLNTLPDGVTEIMCHPGFVDEDILNNSSYDRQREEEIKVLTSVEVREAIQEHGIELATFGAVL; this is encoded by the coding sequence ATGTCTAAACACCTGATCGTCAACGCCGACGACTACGGTCGAACCGCCTCTGTTTCCAGAGGCATTCGCCAGGCCCATCTGCATGGCATCGTTACTACCACTACGGCCATGATGAATTTCCCCACTGCTCAAGAAGATTTGCGAGTTGCAATGGCCGAATGTCCCCGCCTGGGCCTGGGCGTGCATCTCACCCTTACTGCCGGTCACCCGGTCCTGCCGCCGGAACAAGTGCAGTCTCTGGTGACTGGTCGAGGCCTTTTTCCTTCTATGTTTCAATTTGTCATGATGGAAAAACGCATCAATTCCGCTGAGCTTCGGGCCGAGTGGCAGGCGCAGATCGGAAAATTTCTAGCGACAGGCGCGATGCTCGATCACCTCGACAGCCACCATCACACGTCATACCTCAGCCAAATTGCTTTCAATGTCATGCTCGACCTGGCCAACGAATACCGCGTTTCCATTCGCAGCCCCTTTAACGCCAACACAAACGACATAGCTGGAGCTGGCGCATTCGCCGGTCAAAGCGCTGAAAATGTCCGGCGGTTGATTCAGGAAAGGCAAATCAAGCGCCCTGACAATTTCGTCGCCGGTTTTTTTGGTAAAGGCGCAACTCTTGCCAACTTGTGCGACACCCTCAACACTTTGCCTGACGGCGTTACCGAGATCATGTGTCACCCCGGCTTCGTAGATGAAGATATTTTGAACAATAGCTCTTACGACCGGCAGAGAGAAGAAGAGATAAAGGTTTTGACGTCAGTTGAAGTTAGAGAAGCCATTCAAGAGCATGGGATTGAACTGGCTACGTTCGGGGCTGTGCTCTAA
- a CDS encoding class I SAM-dependent methyltransferase codes for MRLLLRAFFRLLYNEFAFTYDLVSWTVSVGQWREWQRQAIPFIVGETVLEVAHGTGDLQIDLAAKGYKPVAFDLSPYMGQIAKKKLARHNLFPPFVRGSVTALPFPSGHFTTIVSTFPAEFIVHPEAVREFKRVLASGASGGRMIFVPAATIIPGHIADRLAQWLFEVTGQSTAPEPDGGGWPPRLTQAYQAAGFEIRIERVPLARSLVWVVVAESHE; via the coding sequence ATGCGACTACTGCTCCGCGCCTTCTTTCGATTACTCTACAACGAATTCGCTTTCACTTACGACCTCGTCAGTTGGACGGTGTCCGTCGGCCAGTGGCGCGAGTGGCAGAGGCAGGCCATCCCCTTCATCGTCGGCGAAACCGTGTTGGAGGTGGCGCACGGCACGGGCGATCTGCAAATTGATCTGGCGGCGAAAGGCTACAAGCCGGTGGCGTTCGACCTGTCGCCTTACATGGGCCAGATCGCCAAGAAGAAATTAGCGCGGCACAATCTGTTTCCACCGTTTGTGCGCGGCAGTGTCACCGCCCTGCCGTTTCCGTCAGGCCATTTCACCACCATCGTCTCCACTTTTCCAGCCGAGTTCATCGTTCACCCTGAGGCCGTGCGCGAGTTCAAACGTGTGCTGGCGAGCGGAGCGAGCGGCGGGCGCATGATTTTCGTCCCGGCGGCCACCATCATTCCCGGCCACATCGCCGACCGGCTGGCGCAATGGCTGTTTGAGGTGACAGGCCAGAGCACCGCACCCGAGCCGGACGGCGGCGGCTGGCCGCCCCGGCTGACGCAAGCCTATCAGGCCGCCGGGTTCGAAATCAGGATTGAACGTGTGCCGCTGGCTCGCAGTCTGGTTTGGGTCGTCGTGGCAGAAAGCCATGAGTGA
- a CDS encoding TrkA family potassium uptake protein yields MNLIWHRAKHRLPQLRNLRASIRDTLVLLNEFKDTLIGFSLTLIVGGWVYSQLSKIAGTELSLAESTFLILSMIFLQANTSFPNEWYRQIFFFVMPVIGLALLARGADFGVLLFNRRLRGEAWQMAIASTYSDHIILIGLGHLGFRVARELHNLGDDVVVIELDPKADLLAEAQTMNIPIIQADATKPETLNAAGIARARVVIVCTSNDTMNLQMAIKARTLNSSTRILVRVFDEEFARQIENQFGIDQVFSASTLAAPAIAGAAAQSDVTSPITLSGRPLSLARFSIKSKSSLIGQTIEKVEDNFDCTIVLLERKGRADLHPKNHEALAAGDQIAVFAEPGTLNKLSRANR; encoded by the coding sequence ATGAACCTTATCTGGCATCGCGCCAAACATCGATTGCCACAACTGCGAAACCTGCGGGCCAGCATCCGCGACACTCTCGTTTTGCTCAACGAATTCAAGGACACGCTGATCGGTTTCAGCCTGACCCTGATCGTCGGCGGCTGGGTGTATTCTCAGCTTTCCAAAATCGCCGGAACCGAGTTGTCATTGGCCGAGTCCACTTTCCTCATCCTGTCCATGATTTTCCTGCAGGCCAACACGTCGTTTCCGAACGAGTGGTATCGGCAGATTTTCTTTTTCGTCATGCCCGTCATCGGGCTGGCGTTGCTGGCGCGCGGGGCAGACTTTGGCGTTCTGCTTTTCAATCGCCGCTTACGAGGGGAGGCCTGGCAAATGGCAATCGCATCAACGTATTCCGATCACATTATTCTGATTGGCCTGGGGCATCTCGGCTTTCGGGTGGCGCGCGAATTGCACAACCTGGGCGACGATGTGGTCGTCATCGAACTCGATCCCAAAGCCGACTTGCTGGCCGAGGCGCAGACGATGAACATCCCCATCATTCAGGCTGACGCGACCAAGCCTGAGACGCTGAACGCGGCGGGCATCGCCCGCGCCCGTGTCGTCATCGTTTGCACTTCCAATGACACTATGAATTTGCAAATGGCGATCAAGGCCCGCACCCTCAACAGCAGCACCCGGATTCTGGTGCGGGTGTTTGACGAAGAGTTCGCCCGACAGATCGAAAATCAGTTCGGGATCGATCAGGTGTTTAGCGCCTCCACGTTGGCCGCCCCGGCCATCGCCGGGGCGGCGGCCCAGTCCGACGTCACCAGCCCCATCACCCTCTCCGGTCGTCCCCTCAGTCTGGCCCGTTTTTCCATCAAAAGCAAATCGTCGCTAATCGGCCAAACCATCGAAAAAGTTGAGGACAATTTCGATTGCACCATCGTCTTGCTTGAGCGAAAGGGTCGCGCCGATCTGCACCCGAAGAATCACGAGGCGCTGGCGGCGGGCGATCAGATCGCCGTCTTTGCCGAGCCGGGAACGCTCAACAAACTCTCGCGGGCGAATCGTTGA
- a CDS encoding complex I NDUFA9 subunit family protein — MILVTGASGYLGSHILKRLAEAGKPVRALVRSRAWAEAEGRLVGLNVEWVEGDVTKPETLANAVKGVEAVIHTVAIAIEKGGRTYESINYQGTINIVNAAKAAGVNRFVNICQLGADSKLPYRFLASKGRAQEYVAASGLEWTAFRPSVIWGPEDEFANTFARLAPLSPIIYPIIGDGQAKFQSVWVEDVATAAVKSLDDPSTLGQDFELGGPEVLTIAEVERRALQAIGARRLMIPLPLPILRIIVALMQVIFPAPPVTTSLLDLLGVDNTTKNNALSRFVSQPKPFTVENISPYMRRFKVGDTLRQRSACRALAHQALGREISRARCCVHVCAKRRPARRRLLAWGRPGDGSGERGPGEQRARP, encoded by the coding sequence ATGATTCTTGTCACTGGCGCGTCCGGTTATCTCGGCAGTCACATCCTCAAACGGCTGGCAGAGGCGGGCAAACCTGTGCGAGCATTAGTGCGTAGCCGGGCCTGGGCCGAGGCTGAAGGCCGCCTGGTCGGGCTGAACGTCGAGTGGGTCGAGGGCGATGTCACCAAGCCTGAGACTCTTGCCAACGCCGTCAAAGGCGTAGAGGCCGTTATTCACACGGTGGCGATTGCCATTGAAAAAGGCGGTCGCACCTATGAGTCCATCAACTACCAGGGCACGATCAATATTGTAAACGCGGCCAAAGCCGCCGGAGTCAACCGCTTCGTCAACATTTGCCAGTTGGGAGCCGACTCTAAACTGCCCTACCGTTTTCTCGCTTCCAAAGGCAGAGCGCAGGAATACGTGGCCGCTTCGGGTTTGGAGTGGACGGCGTTCCGGCCTTCGGTGATCTGGGGGCCGGAAGACGAGTTCGCCAACACCTTCGCCAGACTCGCGCCGCTCTCGCCGATCATCTATCCTATCATCGGCGACGGGCAGGCGAAGTTTCAATCGGTGTGGGTCGAGGACGTGGCAACCGCCGCCGTCAAGTCGCTCGATGATCCTTCCACCCTCGGCCAGGATTTTGAACTTGGCGGGCCGGAGGTGCTGACCATCGCCGAAGTTGAACGGCGCGCGCTTCAAGCAATTGGCGCGCGGCGGCTGATGATCCCCCTGCCCCTTCCCATTCTCCGAATCATCGTAGCGTTAATGCAGGTCATCTTCCCCGCGCCGCCCGTCACCACCAGCCTGCTCGACTTGCTGGGCGTGGACAACACGACGAAGAACAATGCCCTCAGCCGATTTGTGTCCCAGCCAAAACCGTTCACGGTTGAAAACATTTCGCCTTACATGCGCCGATTCAAAGTCGGCGATACACTGCGGCAACGAAGTGCTTGTCGCGCCCTTGCGCATCAAGCTTTGGGAAGAGAAATATCGCGAGCCAGATGTTGTGTTCATGTCTGCGCAAAACGCCGCCCGGCGCGGCGAAGACTTTTGGCTTGGGGCAGACCTGGTGATGGAAGTGGTGAGCGAGGGCCTGGAGAACAGAGAGCGCGACCTTGA
- a CDS encoding Uma2 family endonuclease, producing MSEGLENRERDLEKKRKDYAEGGIPEYWIIDPQEQKITVLKLEGVAYAVHGEFAPGVSASSALLNGFSVDVEAVFAAAKQ from the coding sequence GTGAGCGAGGGCCTGGAGAACAGAGAGCGCGACCTTGAGAAAAAGCGTAAAGACTATGCCGAAGGCGGCATCCCCGAATACTGGATCATTGACCCTCAAGAGCAAAAGATTACCGTTCTCAAACTTGAAGGCGTGGCGTATGCCGTTCACGGCGAATTTGCGCCGGGCGTGTCAGCCTCCTCTGCGCTTTTGAACGGCTTCTCGGTGGATGTTGAAGCCGTGTTTGCGGCGGCGAAACAATAG
- the udk gene encoding uridine kinase has translation MTPSHAPVVIGLAGGTGSGKTTVANAILTHVGADRIAAVPHDAYYHNLDQLAPPLRDALNFDHPDSLETELLIEHLRQLKSGQPIKVPIYDFTTYARARQTARVEPRPVILVDGILILAEPALRQLFDMKIYVDTDADLRFIRRLERDVAERGRTPQSVIKQYLTTVRPMHLEFVEPSKRYADVIIPEGGHNQVAIEMVVARIEALLRR, from the coding sequence GTGACTCCCTCTCACGCCCCTGTTGTCATCGGCCTTGCCGGGGGAACCGGCTCCGGTAAAACCACTGTCGCCAACGCCATCCTCACCCACGTCGGAGCCGACCGGATCGCCGCCGTGCCCCACGATGCCTACTACCACAACCTCGACCAACTCGCCCCGCCCCTGCGCGACGCCCTCAACTTCGATCATCCCGACTCGCTCGAAACAGAACTGCTGATCGAGCATCTGCGCCAACTAAAATCCGGCCAGCCTATTAAAGTGCCGATCTACGACTTTACGACGTACGCCCGCGCCCGCCAGACCGCGCGCGTTGAACCCCGGCCCGTCATCCTGGTGGACGGCATCCTCATCCTGGCCGAACCGGCCCTGCGCCAACTCTTCGACATGAAAATCTACGTGGACACCGACGCCGACCTGCGCTTCATCCGCCGCCTCGAACGCGACGTGGCCGAGCGCGGGCGCACGCCGCAATCGGTCATCAAACAATACCTCACCACCGTCCGCCCGATGCACCTGGAATTCGTCGAACCCTCCAAACGCTACGCCGATGTCATCATCCCCGAAGGCGGCCACAATCAAGTCGCCATCGAAATGGTTGTGGCTCGCATCGAAGCCCTGCTGAGGCGGTAA
- a CDS encoding glycosyltransferase family 4 protein yields MTADRWQEALFDVPPSPDENLISLPTLFTGRNNAFLYRANLRRILLQARPDVLHIEQEPVSLVMVQWLFAARGLPIKITFFIWENLARRLSPLQRWIEGLTLNQAKGCIAGNTEAANLLRAKGFSGKIVVSPILGIDSTKSHSEPRSGKGKFTVGFVGRLVREKGIRVLNEAVRGLDARLLAVGKGPESVNGEVTGGVRPEQVNDYLRQMDVLVLPSLTTPKWKEQFGRVLIEAMACGLPVIGSNSGAIPETIGDTGLIVPEGDVAALRAAIVRLKDDAKLRAELSRRGLERVKRWSHETIAKELMGLWQSI; encoded by the coding sequence GTGACCGCCGACCGCTGGCAAGAGGCCTTGTTCGACGTGCCGCCGTCACCTGATGAAAACCTGATCTCGCTCCCGACCCTCTTCACCGGGCGCAACAACGCCTTTCTCTATCGCGCCAACTTGCGCCGCATCTTGCTTCAAGCCCGGCCCGACGTTTTGCACATCGAGCAAGAGCCGGTAAGCCTGGTGATGGTGCAATGGTTGTTCGCGGCGCGCGGCCTGCCTATCAAAATCACTTTCTTCATCTGGGAGAACCTCGCTCGCCGTCTCTCGCCGCTTCAGCGTTGGATCGAAGGCTTGACATTGAACCAAGCCAAAGGTTGTATAGCCGGCAACACCGAGGCCGCGAACTTACTGAGAGCAAAAGGCTTCTCAGGCAAAATTGTCGTCAGCCCGATTCTGGGAATCGATTCCACCAAAAGTCATTCCGAGCCGCGAAGCGGCAAAGGCAAGTTCACTGTTGGCTTCGTCGGCAGGCTGGTGAGGGAGAAAGGGATCAGAGTGTTGAACGAAGCCGTGCGCGGGCTGGACGCGCGCCTGCTGGCTGTAGGCAAAGGGCCGGAGTCGGTAAATGGCGAAGTAACGGGCGGCGTGAGGCCGGAGCAGGTGAACGACTACTTGCGCCAGATGGATGTGCTGGTTCTGCCCTCGCTCACCACGCCAAAATGGAAGGAGCAGTTTGGCCGGGTTCTGATCGAAGCGATGGCTTGCGGCCTGCCCGTCATCGGCTCAAACTCTGGCGCGATCCCGGAGACGATTGGTGACACCGGGCTGATCGTGCCAGAGGGCGATGTGGCCGCACTACGAGCGGCCATCGTCAGACTGAAGGATGATGCAAAGCTACGAGCCGAGCTATCGCGGCGAGGCCTGGAGCGGGTAAAGCGGTGGTCACACGAAACGATTGCGAAAGAATTGATGGGTTTATGGCAATCCATTTGA